Genomic window (Desulfovibrio legallii):
GGGACAGCCTTTACGGCGGCACGGGGGAAGGCGTCTTCTGGCTCCACCACGGGGGGCTGATCCTGCCCGCTGCGGCCTGCGCCCTGCCGCCGCCCTGGCCTTTGCCCCCCCAGGCGGCAGCGGCCGTGGAGGCCTGGTTCCGGCCGGAAAAAGATTTTTTTCACCCGCCCGCAACCACAGAAGTTTTTTGAACCGTCGGAAAAAGTTTGGTTCTTCGGGGGGTCTCCCCCTTGGCACAGCCCGCCGCGCCGGATACATTCGGCAGGCAAAAACAGTGAATGCCGCCCCAGGGCGGCCTTTTGCCCGCGCAGGGTCAGGGAGTATCAATGTTTCCCGCACTATTGCCCAAATCCGCACCGTTTTTCGCCATGCTGGAAGAGCAGAACGGCCTCCTGCGCCGCATGGCCGGCATGCTGGTGGAAATGCTGGAGGACGTCTCCCGCATGGACGACATCCACAAGGAGATCGCTTTTCAGGAAGAAGCGGCGGACATCCTGCACGGCAAAATTATCCGCGCGCTTTCCCAGACCTTTATCACGCCCATCGATCGTGAGGACATTCTGCGCATCAATCAGGAGCAGGAGGAGTGCATGGACTGCCTGCACAGCCTGAGCACGCGCCTGCACATCTTTGAATTCACCCGCATCCGCTTCCCCGCGCTGCAGATGGTGCGCACCATCGGCTCCATGATCGACCTCACCCGCCTCATGCTGGAAGGCCTGGCCAACCGGCGCGACTGCCACAAAACCCGCGCCTTCCGCAACCTGCGCGGCGAATGCGACATGCTGCTGGCCGTGGGTCTGGCTGAGCTTATGGACGAGCATCAGGAGCTTTCCCCTTCCACCCTCATGCAGGTGCTCAAGTGGAGCCAGGCCTACGAACGCACGGGCATGCTGCTGGAGCAGGTCAACGCCCTGGCCGAAACCATTGAGGAAGCGGTGCTGAAAAATGTTTGACATCCCCGTGCTGCTGGCCCTCATCGTGCTGGTGGCCCTGCTCTTTGATTTCACCAACGGCGCGCACGACTGCGCCAACGCCATCGCCACCGTAGTCTCCACCAAGGTGGTGACCCCCCGCTTTGCCGTGGGCGCGGCCGCCTTGCTCAACCTGGGCGGCGCGCTGCTGGGCACGGAGGTAGCCAGAACCCTGGGCAGCGGCATCGTGCTGCCCGAAGTGGTGGAGGGCAGCCATGTGCTGGTGCTGGCCGCCCTGGTGGGGGCCATCAGCTGGAACTGCATCACCTGGTATTTCGGCATTCCGTCCTCCTCCTCCCACGCCCTTATCGGCGGCCTTATAGGCGCGGCTGTGGCCGACGTGGGCTTTGACGCCCTTAACGGCCGCGGCATTGTGGACAAGGTGCTCATCCCCCTGGTGGGCTCCCCCCTGGCCGGCTACGCCGTGGGCTTTGTGAGCATGTGGATCATCTACTGGATTTGCGGGCACATCCACCGCCGCAAGGTCAACGCCGCCTTCAGGCGGCTGCAGCTCCTCTCCGCCGCCTTCATGGCCACCAGCCACGGCCTCAACGACGCCCAGAAAACCATGGGCATCATCGCCCTGGCCCTTTACATCTTCGGCAAGTCCGATTCCCTGGAGGTGCCCCTTTGGGTCAAGCTGGGCTGCGCCGGGGCCATGGCCCTGGGCACCGCCGTGGGCGGCTGGAAAATCGTCCGCACCATGGGCCACCGCATCTTCAAACTGGAACCCGTCCACGGCTTCGCCGCGGAAAGCTCCGCCGCGCTGGTCATCACCAGCGCTTCTCTTCTGGGCGCGCCCGTCAGCACCACCCACACCATCACCGCCTGCATCTTCGGCGTGGGCTCCACCAAGCGCCTTTCCGCCGTGCGCTGGAACGTGGCCTGCGACCTCATCACCGCCTGGGTGCTCACCCTCCCCGCCGCCGGCAGCGTGGGCTACATTGCCTATAAGCTGCTGCACCATATCTGGAATTAGGGCATTTCAACTTTGAAATGCCCTAAAAGATACGCCGCCGTGCCCGCAGGGACACAGGCCCACAGTCAAAGTTTACCGTAACGCCATTGCTTTGGCCGCGCATTAGGGCTATGGTGCCTCGGCTTGCGGTTGCCCGGCGGCAACCGCCTTTCTCTGGGGGAAGCATGTCTGTCCGCAATTGTGTTCCGGCCCTGAACGGGCCGTTCCGCCCCGGCGCGCGCCTTATCGCCCGCCGCGTGCCGGTCTAGGCGCGCCGCTATGTTTCTTTTTATTCTGGCTCTCTGCCTGCTTGCGGCGGCCGCCGCCTTCTGCGCCCTGATGGCCGTGCGCCGGCCCTCCAGGGCTGTGGGCCGCGCGGCCAATCTGGCGGGCGCGTGCGGGGCCGGGGCCGCCTGTCTTACGGGCTTGTGCGCCGTGGGCGCAGGGCCGTGGTCCGCCGCGCTCAGCCTGCAGCTGCCCCTGGGCCTGCCCGTGGGCGCATGCGTTCTGGGGCTGGACGCCCTGAGCCGTCTGTTCCTGCTGCCCGTCTTCGGCCTGGGGCTGGCCTGCGCTGCCGCCGGGGGCCTGGCCTTGCGGCACGAGAACCCCAAACACCACAACCTGGGGGCGCACTGGTTTTTCTTCCTCATGCTTCTGCTGGGGCTGGCCCTGGTCATGGCCGCGCGGGACGCCGTGCTTTTTCTGCTGGCCTGGGAGCTCATGTCCCTTGCGCCCTTTTTTCTCATTGATTTCAATGACGGCGACAGCCAGGTGCGCGACGCCTCCTGGATCTACCTGGTGGCGGCCCACCTGGGGGCCGTGGCTCTGCTGGCCTTTTTTGCCCTGCTCTGGCAGGTCTCAGGCAGCACCCTGCTGCTGCCGGGGGAGGGGCTGCCCCTGACTCCGGGCCAGGCCGGGCCCGGCACGCTCACGGCCCTTTTTGTCCTCGCCGTGCTGGGCTTCGGCGCCAAGGCCGGGCTTGCGCCGCTGCACATCTGGCTGCCTGAGGCGCACCCCGCCGCGCCGAGCCATGTTTCCGCCCTGCTTTCCGGAGCCATGATCAATGCCGGGCTATATGGGCTGATGCGCGTGCCCGGCCTGCTGGCCCCAGCGGGCGCGGCCCCGGAGTGGTGGGGCTGGACGCTCTTGCTCCTGGGCCTGACCACCGGGCTTATGAGCATTCTCAAGGCCGCCGCGCAGAGCAACCTCAAACGCCTGCTGGCCTATTCCAGCGTGGAGAATATGGGCCTCATGGTCCTGGGCCTGGGCGCGGGGCTGGTGGGGCAGGCCAACGGCAACGCCTGGATCGCCGTGCTGGGCTGCGCGGGCGCGCTGCTGCACATGAGCAACCATGCGGCCTTCAAGGGGCTGCTTTTTCTCTGCGCAGGCGAAGTGCTGCACGCCGCGGGCACGGTGCGCATGCCCCTGCTGGGCGGTCTGCAGCGGCGGCTGCCCCTGCTGGGCGCGGCCTTTGCCGCGGGCGCGGCGGCCATCGCCTGTCTGCCGCCGTTCAACGGCTTTACGGGCGAGCTTGCCCTGGCCCTTTCCCTGCTGGACGCTCCGGCCCTGAACGGCGTGGAGCGGCAGATGGGCCTGCTTCTGGCCCTGGCCGGGCTGGCGGCCATCAGCGGCCTGGCGGCGGCCCTTTATGCCAAGGCCTACGGCATCACGTTTCTGGGGGAGCCGCGTTCCCCCTTTGCGGCCGCGGCGCATCCGGCCTCCTGGCGGACGCTCTGGCCCCTGGCCCTGCCCGCCGCAGTCTGTTGCGGCGGTGGCCTGGCCGGGCCCTGGCTGTTGGACCTGGCCGCCGCAGCCGCCCAGGCGGCCTTGCCCCTGCCGCCGCACCTGGCGGACGCCGGCCGGGCCGATCTGGCTCAGGCGCGCCAAAGCCTGGTTGCCGTGGCGCAGGTGGGCGGCGCGGGGCTGGTTCTGGTTCTGCTTTTGCTGCTGACGCGCCGCCTGCTGCTCAAAAAGCGCGTCACGGCTTCCGTGCCCACCTGGGGGTGCGGCTTTCAGGACGCTTCGCCGCGCATTCAGTACACTGACGCGGGCTTTACCGAGCCCACGGCCAGAATTTTCGCGCCGGTCATGGGCCTGAAAGTCCGGCTGGAGCTGGACTCCGGCCTGTTCCCGCAGCCGGGGGAGCTGCACGTCAGCGCGCCGGACCGCCTGCGCAGCGGCCTGTTCGCCCCCCTGTTCGCGGCCGTGGAACGCCTCTGCAATGCCTGCAAGGTCATCCAGCACGGCAAAATCCATCTCTATATCCTGTATATTCTGGCCGCGCTTGTGGGGCTGCTGGTCTGGGGGCTGCGGTCATGAACGGGGCCTCCGCGGTCTATCTTTTCCAGTTCGCCCTGGCCCTGATTCTGGCTCCGCTCCTGCCCGGAATCATCAACAGGGTCAAGGCCAAATTTGCCGGACGCCACGGCAAGCCCCTGCTGCAGACCTACTACGACCTGGCCAAGCTGCTGCGCAAGGGCGAGGCGCGCAGCCGCACCACCACCTGGGTTTTTGCCGTTGCGCCCGCCATAGGCCTGGCGGGCGCGCTCTGCGCCCTGGCGCTGCTGCCGCTGGGCGGCGCGGTCTCGCCCCTGGCATTTACGGGCGATGCGGTGCTGGCGGCCTACCTGCTGGGCCTGGGGCGCTTTGCCCTCATGCTGGCGGCCCTGGACACGGGCTCCGCCTTTGAAGGCATGGGGGCCAGCCGTGAAGCCGCGTTTTCCGCTCTGGCGGAGCCGGTCCTTTTTCTGGCGCTCATGGCCTTGACCAGTCTTTGTCTGGATCTGGGCCGGGGCACGGACACGGCCTTCACGCTCTCCGCCATGTTCGGCGGCCAGACGGCCGGGGCGTGGCTGCGCGGCAACGGGGCGCTGCTTCTGCTGCCCGTCATCTTCTTCATCCTGCTGCTGGTGGAGAACTGCCGCATCCCGGTGGACGATCCCAATACCCATCTGGAACTGACCATGATCCATGAGGTCATGGTTCTGGACCACTCGGGCCCTAATCTGGCCTGCATCGTGTACGGCGCGGCCCTTAAGCTCTGGTTTTTTGCCGCGCTCACGGCGGGCCTGCTGGCCCCGGCCCTGCCCGTGTGGCAGCAGGCCGGGCTGCGGCTCCTGCTGGTGCTGCTGCTGGCCGTGGCCGTGGGCGTGGTGGAATCGGTCATGGCCCGCCTGCGCCTGGAGCGGGTGCCCTGGCTGCTGGGCGGCGCGGGGATCATGGCCACCCTGGCTCTTATCCTGCTTCAGGCGAGGTGATGATGACCACGCTGCTGCAATCCTGTCTTTTTTTGCTGGTCCTCAGCGACGTCCTTTTGCTGGGCACGCGGCGCGTGGCCGGCATGACCCGCCTCACGGCCCTGCAGGGCCTGCTGCTGGCGGCGTTGCTGCTCAGCCTGGACCACGGGCTGCTGGCCGGGGCCGTGCTGTGCATCAAAGGCGCGCTGCTGCCCGGTCTGCTCTGGCGCACCCAGCGTCGGCTGCCTGCGGCCGCGCTGATCTGTCCGGCCCGCCGCGTGGGCCTGGGCGCGCTGGCGGGCATGGCCGGGCTGGCCTTTGCCATCTGGCTGGACGGCAGGCTGGTCATGCCGCCGGGGCTGTTTCCGCCCATGCTCCTGCCCGCTGGGCTGACCACCCTGTTCTGCGGGCTTATCCTCATTGTGGGCCGCATCAAGGCCATCACCCAGGTTATGGGCTACCTGGTGGCGGAAAACGGCATTTTTCTGCTGGGCATGCCCCTTATGACTGCAGGCACGGTCTGGTTTGAGCTGGCCTTGCTTCTGGACGTGTTTGTGGCCGTATTTGTTATGGGCATTGCCATCAACCACATCAGCGATTCCTTCGCCTCCATTGACGTGGCGGGGTTCCGCAGCCTGCGGGATTAGCCCGTGCAGAAGGCATACGGCATGAAGACACGACACCTCTTTGCCGGAGCCGCGCTCCGTGGAACGCGCCCATGCTGACGACCCTGCTTTTTCTGCCCTTGGCCGTGGGCTGCGCCATGCTGCTCTGGGGCCGCGCCGGGGTTTGCCGGGCGGGGTTGCCCCTTACGGCCCTGATCCATGCCGTGCTGGCCTGCGCCGTGGCCGCGCGCGTGGCGCAAGGGGAGACGCCCACGGCCCTGGGCGGCCTGCTGGCCCCGGACGCCCTGGGCGCGCTTTTTCTGGCCCTGGCCAGCCTGCTTTTTCTGGCGGCCTCGGTCTACGCCGTGCACTACCTGCGCGAAGAAGAACGCATCGGCGAGCACACCAATATCCTGGACCACGGGCGCTTCACCAACGCGCCCGAACGCCGCTTTACGGCCTGCCTGTGCTTTTTTCTGGCCTCCATGACCCTGGTGACCGTCACCCCGCATCTGGGCGCGCAGTGGGTGGGCATTGAAGCCACCACCCTTTCCAGCGCGCCGCTGATCTATTTTCACCGCCACAAAAGCTCGCTGGAAGCCACCTGGAAGTATTTGATCATCTGCTCCGTGGGCATTGCCCTGGCCCTGCTGGGCAACATTCTGCTGGCCGTGGCCTTTCACGGCGCGTCAGCGGCGGGGGACGCCGCGGGCCTGGACCAGGCGGGCTGGTTTGTGCGCCACGCCGCCCAGGCGGAACCCACCTGGCTCAAGGCGGCCTTTGTTTTTTTGCTGGTGGGCTACGGCACCAAGATGGGCCTCGCCCCCTTGCACAACTGGCTGCCCGACGCCCACAGCCAGGCCCCTTCGCTGGTTTCGGCCCTGCTCTCGGGGGCCCTGCTCAACTGCGCCATGCTGGGCATGCTGCGCGGCCACCAGATTATGCTGGCCGCGGGGCTGGGCGGGCTTTCCGGCGGTATGCTCACGGTTCTGGGGCTGCTTTCGCTTCTGACAGCCGCCGTCTTCATCGTGGGGCAGGGGCACTACAAGCGCATGCTGGCCTATTCCAGCGTGGAGCACATGGGCATTCTGGCCCTGGGGGTGGGCGTGGGCGGCCTGGCCGTTTCCGGGGCCATGCTGCACGCTGTCTGTCATTCCCTGGTCAAGTGCATGCTTTTTTTGCTTTCCGGCAACATTCTGGCCCGCTACCACACCTATTCCAGCTACGACGTGCGCGGCATGCGCTGGACCATGCCCTTTACCGCCGCCCTCTGGACCGCGGGCTTCCTGGCCGTGGCGGGCTCGCCGCCTTTTGGGATCTTCGTCAGCGAGCTGCTCATCTTTAAGGGCATGCTGGCGGCGGACCGGCCCTGGATTGCCGCCGCCTACCTGCTGTTGCTGGCCGTGATTTTTGTGGGGCTTTCCGTGGCGGTGCTGCGCATGGTGCAGGGCAACCGGCCTACGGATATGCCCGCCGTCCGCCGGGAGGCGCTGTGCAGCGTGCTGCCGCCCCTGGCCCTGGGCCTGGCCGTGCTGACCCTGGGCCTGTGGGTGCCCGACGGGCTTTGGGATTTTCTGACCCGCGCCGCCGCCCTCATCGGCGGCTGACGGCGCGGCCTAACCGCTTTTTGCGCCCCCGGCGCGCAGGTGAGACGTATGCTGTTCGACTACCGCGATACCGTGCCCCTGGCGGGCATGCCGCCGGTTTCCGTGGAGGATCTGCGCGACCATATCCGCGCCCGCCTGGCCGAAGGCTGGCGGCTGCTGGCTTTGTTCGGCCTGCCGGAGGCGGACGCCCCCAGAGATTTGAGCGGCAACATCGGCCTGTGCTGCGTGCTGGCCCAGGACAGCTCGCACTACCTGGAGGCCCTGCGCACGCCGCCGCTGCGCGGCTTTCCTTCCCTTGCCGCCGCCTGTCCGCAAGCGCAGCTCTTTGAGCGCGAAATTTTTGAGCAGTGGGGTGTGGAGCCCTTGGGCCATCCCTGGCTCAAGCCCGTGCGCCGCATTCCCGACGCAGCCCAGGCCCAGGCCAGGACCAGGGCGGCAGGCGGCCCCGATGCCGCATCCGCCGCCGGCCGTGCCGCCCCCTATCCCTTCTATCGGGTGCGGGGCGAAGAAATCCACGAGGTGGCCGTGGGGCCGGTGCACGCCGGGGTCATTGAGCCGGGGCACTTCCGCTTTCAGTGCTACGGCGAAAACGTGCTCCATCTGGAAATAGCCCTGGGTTATCAGCACCGGGGTCTGGAGAAGCTGCTGCTGGAGGGGGCGGCGCGCCGCCGCCTGCCGCTGCTGGAGTGCGCGGCGGGCGACACGACCGTGGGCCACGCCACGGCCCACTGCGTGCTGCTGGAGCGCCTGGCGGGCCGGGTGGCCGCCCCGCGCGCCCAGAGGCTGCGGCGCATCGGCCTGGAGCTGGAGCGCCTGGCCAACCATGTGGGCGACCTGGGGGCCATTGCGGGCGACACGGGCTTTCTGCCCACGTCCTCCTGGAACGGACGCATCCGCGGCGATTTTCTCAACCTTACGGCCAGCCTGTGCGGCAATCGTTTCGGGCGCGGACTGCTGCGCCCCGGCGGCGTGGCCTGCGACCTTGCCCCGGAGCAGTGCGCCGACCTGCTGGCGCGCGTGCGGGAAGCCGGGCGCGACGCGCGCGGGGCCGTGGACGTTATGCTGCACAGCCAGAGCGTGCTGGAGCGCCTTGCGGGTACCGGGGCGGTGGACGCGGCAACGGCGCGGGCGCTGGGCCTGGTGGGCCCGGCGGCGCGGGCCTGCGGGCTTGCGCTGGACGCGCGCTTCCACTTTCCCCTGGCGGATCTGCCCAGCGTCGGCTGCGCAGTGCGCGTTGCGGAGGGCGGCGACGTGCTGGCCCGCACCCTGACGCGCAGCGCGGAGCTGGACGACGCCTTGCGCCTGCTGGAGCTGGACCTGGCCGCCCTGGCGGCCATGCCCGGCAATGCGGCCGCGCCCGAAGCGGAGGACTGCGCCCCTTTGCCGCCCGACACGCTGGGCGTGGCGCAGGTGGAGGGCTGGCGGGGCGAGATCTGTCACCTGGCCGTGACCGATCCGGAGGGCGGGCTGCTGGTCTACAAGGTCGTGGATCCTTCCTTCCGCAACTGGCCGGGGCTGGCCGTGGCCCTGCGCGGCAATCAGATTTCGGACTTTCCGCTCTGCAATAAGAGCTTCAACCTTTCTTACTGCGGCCACGATTTGTGAGGCCTTGCCATGTTGCGCATCATTCGGGAACGTCTGCACCAGAAATACCGCACGCTGGACTACCCCCGGCGGCAGCCCGCGCTTTCGCCCCGCTTTCTGGGGCGGCCCGAGCTCGCGCAGGTGGCCTGCGGCGCGTGCCGGGCCTGCCTGGACGCCTGCCCCACAGGCGCGTTGCTGCCCACGCCGGGGGCCGAAGACGGCACCCCCACCCTGGATATGGGGCGCTGCACCTTTTGCGGGGCCTGCCGCGCCGTCTGCCCCAAGGGGGCCATTGCCTTCACGGGCGAACACCGCCTGGCCGTCTTTGCCCGCGAAGACCTGCTGGTGCGCCCCGGACCGCTGGCGGCGCCGACGGAAAAAGCCCGGACCGCGCCGCAGGCCGCGCGGGAGAAGTTCGCCCTTTTTCGCCGCTCCCTCAAGCTGCGCCAGGTCAGCGCCGGAGGCTGCAACGCCTGCGAGGCGGACTGCAACGTGCTCACCACCCTGGTCTATGACCTGGGCCGCTTCGGCATCGACTTTGTGGCTTCGCCGCGGCATGCGGACGGCCTTGCCGTCACGGGCCCGGTGACGGAAAACATGCGCCTGGCCCTGCTGGATGCCTACCATGCCGTGCCGGAGCCGCGCCTGGTGCTGGCCGTGGGCGCGTGCGCCATTTCCGGAGGCCTGTTTCGCGACGCGCCGCAGTGCTGCAACGGCGTCTCGGAGCTGCTGCCTGTGGACCTTTTCATCCCCGGCTGTCCGCCCAATCCCTGGACTATCCTGGACGGCCTGCTCCTGCTGCGAGGGTAGTTTTTTTGTAGCGCAGACTGCCGCTGCGAAGAGGCATTTCAAAGTTTACGGCAGACTCGTTCCGGCATTTAACAGCCCCAATAAATTGCATTGACGCCCGCACATGCGGCTGCCCGCCGCAAAGGCGCAACAGAAGCGGTGGGTTCGGGAAACTGGACCGCCGCTTTGCTGTTGTGGATAAAAGGGGACTGCGGTTGCATGCATCGGAGGGGAGCAGTCCGGCGTGGGGGATGTGACGGCGGCGCGCTTTGCTTTTTCTGCAACAAAGCGGCCCCTGTCCGTGGACAGGGGCCGCTGAAGGCAGCATTTGCAGCTGTGGGCTTTATCCGGAAGGCTAGTCAACCTTGTCTTTTTTGAGCCAGGACATCATGCCGCGCAGTTCTTTGCCCACCTTTTCGATCTGGTGCTCGGATTCGTTGCGGCGGGTGGTGAGGAACATGGGGTAGCGGGCGCGGGCTTCGAGGATGAAGTCGCGGGCGAAAACGCCGGACTGGATGTCTTTGAGCACGGCCTTCATTTCCTTCTTCACATTTTCGTTGATCAGGCGCGGGCCGGAGACGTAGTCGCCGTATTCAGCGGTATTGCTGATGGAGTAGCGCATGCGGGAGAGGCCGCCCTCGTAGATGAGGTCCACGATGAGCTTCATTTCGTGCATGCATTCAA
Coding sequences:
- a CDS encoding 4Fe-4S dicluster domain-containing protein, which gives rise to MLRIIRERLHQKYRTLDYPRRQPALSPRFLGRPELAQVACGACRACLDACPTGALLPTPGAEDGTPTLDMGRCTFCGACRAVCPKGAIAFTGEHRLAVFAREDLLVRPGPLAAPTEKARTAPQAAREKFALFRRSLKLRQVSAGGCNACEADCNVLTTLVYDLGRFGIDFVASPRHADGLAVTGPVTENMRLALLDAYHAVPEPRLVLAVGACAISGGLFRDAPQCCNGVSELLPVDLFIPGCPPNPWTILDGLLLLRG
- a CDS encoding DUF47 domain-containing protein, with the translated sequence MFPALLPKSAPFFAMLEEQNGLLRRMAGMLVEMLEDVSRMDDIHKEIAFQEEAADILHGKIIRALSQTFITPIDREDILRINQEQEECMDCLHSLSTRLHIFEFTRIRFPALQMVRTIGSMIDLTRLMLEGLANRRDCHKTRAFRNLRGECDMLLAVGLAELMDEHQELSPSTLMQVLKWSQAYERTGMLLEQVNALAETIEEAVLKNV
- a CDS encoding hydrogenase-4 component E, encoding MMTTLLQSCLFLLVLSDVLLLGTRRVAGMTRLTALQGLLLAALLLSLDHGLLAGAVLCIKGALLPGLLWRTQRRLPAAALICPARRVGLGALAGMAGLAFAIWLDGRLVMPPGLFPPMLLPAGLTTLFCGLILIVGRIKAITQVMGYLVAENGIFLLGMPLMTAGTVWFELALLLDVFVAVFVMGIAINHISDSFASIDVAGFRSLRD
- a CDS encoding proton-conducting transporter transmembrane domain-containing protein → MFLFILALCLLAAAAAFCALMAVRRPSRAVGRAANLAGACGAGAACLTGLCAVGAGPWSAALSLQLPLGLPVGACVLGLDALSRLFLLPVFGLGLACAAAGGLALRHENPKHHNLGAHWFFFLMLLLGLALVMAARDAVLFLLAWELMSLAPFFLIDFNDGDSQVRDASWIYLVAAHLGAVALLAFFALLWQVSGSTLLLPGEGLPLTPGQAGPGTLTALFVLAVLGFGAKAGLAPLHIWLPEAHPAAPSHVSALLSGAMINAGLYGLMRVPGLLAPAGAAPEWWGWTLLLLGLTTGLMSILKAAAQSNLKRLLAYSSVENMGLMVLGLGAGLVGQANGNAWIAVLGCAGALLHMSNHAAFKGLLFLCAGEVLHAAGTVRMPLLGGLQRRLPLLGAAFAAGAAAIACLPPFNGFTGELALALSLLDAPALNGVERQMGLLLALAGLAAISGLAAALYAKAYGITFLGEPRSPFAAAAHPASWRTLWPLALPAAVCCGGGLAGPWLLDLAAAAAQAALPLPPHLADAGRADLAQARQSLVAVAQVGGAGLVLVLLLLLTRRLLLKKRVTASVPTWGCGFQDASPRIQYTDAGFTEPTARIFAPVMGLKVRLELDSGLFPQPGELHVSAPDRLRSGLFAPLFAAVERLCNACKVIQHGKIHLYILYILAALVGLLVWGLRS
- a CDS encoding respiratory chain complex I subunit 1 family protein; this translates as MNGASAVYLFQFALALILAPLLPGIINRVKAKFAGRHGKPLLQTYYDLAKLLRKGEARSRTTTWVFAVAPAIGLAGALCALALLPLGGAVSPLAFTGDAVLAAYLLGLGRFALMLAALDTGSAFEGMGASREAAFSALAEPVLFLALMALTSLCLDLGRGTDTAFTLSAMFGGQTAGAWLRGNGALLLLPVIFFILLLVENCRIPVDDPNTHLELTMIHEVMVLDHSGPNLACIVYGAALKLWFFAALTAGLLAPALPVWQQAGLRLLLVLLLAVAVGVVESVMARLRLERVPWLLGGAGIMATLALILLQAR
- a CDS encoding inorganic phosphate transporter, which gives rise to MFDIPVLLALIVLVALLFDFTNGAHDCANAIATVVSTKVVTPRFAVGAAALLNLGGALLGTEVARTLGSGIVLPEVVEGSHVLVLAALVGAISWNCITWYFGIPSSSSHALIGGLIGAAVADVGFDALNGRGIVDKVLIPLVGSPLAGYAVGFVSMWIIYWICGHIHRRKVNAAFRRLQLLSAAFMATSHGLNDAQKTMGIIALALYIFGKSDSLEVPLWVKLGCAGAMALGTAVGGWKIVRTMGHRIFKLEPVHGFAAESSAALVITSASLLGAPVSTTHTITACIFGVGSTKRLSAVRWNVACDLITAWVLTLPAAGSVGYIAYKLLHHIWN
- a CDS encoding hydrogenase large subunit, whose amino-acid sequence is MLFDYRDTVPLAGMPPVSVEDLRDHIRARLAEGWRLLALFGLPEADAPRDLSGNIGLCCVLAQDSSHYLEALRTPPLRGFPSLAAACPQAQLFEREIFEQWGVEPLGHPWLKPVRRIPDAAQAQARTRAAGGPDAASAAGRAAPYPFYRVRGEEIHEVAVGPVHAGVIEPGHFRFQCYGENVLHLEIALGYQHRGLEKLLLEGAARRRLPLLECAAGDTTVGHATAHCVLLERLAGRVAAPRAQRLRRIGLELERLANHVGDLGAIAGDTGFLPTSSWNGRIRGDFLNLTASLCGNRFGRGLLRPGGVACDLAPEQCADLLARVREAGRDARGAVDVMLHSQSVLERLAGTGAVDAATARALGLVGPAARACGLALDARFHFPLADLPSVGCAVRVAEGGDVLARTLTRSAELDDALRLLELDLAALAAMPGNAAAPEAEDCAPLPPDTLGVAQVEGWRGEICHLAVTDPEGGLLVYKVVDPSFRNWPGLAVALRGNQISDFPLCNKSFNLSYCGHDL
- a CDS encoding proton-conducting transporter transmembrane domain-containing protein, which translates into the protein MLTTLLFLPLAVGCAMLLWGRAGVCRAGLPLTALIHAVLACAVAARVAQGETPTALGGLLAPDALGALFLALASLLFLAASVYAVHYLREEERIGEHTNILDHGRFTNAPERRFTACLCFFLASMTLVTVTPHLGAQWVGIEATTLSSAPLIYFHRHKSSLEATWKYLIICSVGIALALLGNILLAVAFHGASAAGDAAGLDQAGWFVRHAAQAEPTWLKAAFVFLLVGYGTKMGLAPLHNWLPDAHSQAPSLVSALLSGALLNCAMLGMLRGHQIMLAAGLGGLSGGMLTVLGLLSLLTAAVFIVGQGHYKRMLAYSSVEHMGILALGVGVGGLAVSGAMLHAVCHSLVKCMLFLLSGNILARYHTYSSYDVRGMRWTMPFTAALWTAGFLAVAGSPPFGIFVSELLIFKGMLAADRPWIAAAYLLLLAVIFVGLSVAVLRMVQGNRPTDMPAVRREALCSVLPPLALGLAVLTLGLWVPDGLWDFLTRAAALIGG